The proteins below are encoded in one region of Pomacea canaliculata isolate SZHN2017 linkage group LG7, ASM307304v1, whole genome shotgun sequence:
- the LOC112568988 gene encoding uncharacterized protein LOC112568988, with amino-acid sequence MARLLLGLGVLLCAGCGTSGIRIINCNNNKVEIFEDSPAPVTCGDITSTADVIWRLKNGLMIGVCKADGTCSPGAALYNDYRLSRSPQSTESQLTLVPDYRRHAGRTVTCQDTVSGSTASCTLVIRRHSELSECHVTTNPVDGTVSGSCRVQQAFSSDNIYTCTWTRNDGRTFGGFENNRVRARCSFINAPLKRENGVYTYTIVVFPPPVVAFSKTIRKVSDPNKLIAVQRSDSTRKLSDYTKWIISGVITAIIVALLIVVNYFITSRHKYTGLWYNKNWFKQNYPQTSLGDHSGDTAVDQSTGFSDLVSAYDLTSRQEDRGNPGTGLRRKAQLVARELQLHLDLTSPSDNHGNQDIQVRNTVEDGAITHLTDVNVYENLQTASDQTYDTARAPEEDHQYADLKVKARGKVKVTKTGLPYGEERDSTVYNNVL; translated from the exons atgGCGCGTCTTCTGCTGGGACTGGGTGTCCTGCTCTGTGCGGGGTGCGGGACTTCAG GAATCCGAATAATcaactgtaacaacaacaaggtagaaatatttgaagactcaCCTGCTCCAGTCACGTGTGGAGACATCACCAGTACAGCCGATGTTATTTGGAGACTAAAAAATGGATTAATGATCGGAGTGTGTAAAGCTGACGGTACCTGTAGTCCTGGTGCTGCCTTGTACAACGACTACAGACTCAGCAGGTCACCGCAGTCCACGGAGAGTCAGCTGACCCTTGTCCCTGATTACCGACGTCACGCGGGTCGCACGGTCACGTGTCAGGACACAGTGAGTGGTTCCACAGCCTCCTGTACTCTCGTCATCAGAC GTCACTCTGAGCTcagtgagtgtcacgtgaccaccaaccCTGTGGACGGGACTGTGTCAGGTTCATGTCGTGTACAACAAGCTTTCTCCTCTGATAACATCTACACCTGTACATGGACACGAAACGATGGA CGAACTTTTGGAGGGTTTGAAAACAATCGTGTAAGGGCAAGGTGTTCATTCATCAATGCACCTTTGAAACGAGAGAATGGAGTCTACACCTACACCATAGTTGTCTTCCCCCCGCCTGTAGTTGCATTCTCAAAAACCATCAGAAAAG TTTCAGATCCCAATAAACTCATTGCTGTACAAAGATCAGATTCTACCCGTAAACTATCGGACTACACAAAGTGGATCATCTCTGGCGTCATCACCGCTATCATCGTCGCTCTTCTTATCGTTGTCAATTATTTTATCACCAGTCGACACAAGTACACAG GATTATGGTACAACAAGAATTGGTTTAAGCAAAATTACCCACAGACTAGTCTTGGTGACCACTCCGGTGACACAGCAGTTGACCAGTCTACAGGTTTTTCGGATCTTGTGTCTGCGTATGATTTGACCTCCCGTCAAGAAGACAGGGGAAACCCGGGGACAGGGCTTCGTCGTAAAG CCCAATTAGTGGCAAGAGAATTGCAACTGCACTTGGATTTAACTTCCCCTTCTGATAACCATGGTAACCAAGACATCCAGGTCAGAAACACCGTCGAGGATGGCGCTATAACACACCTGACAGATGTCAACGTGTATGAGAACCTCCAGACAGCTTCAG ACCAAACATACGACACAGCGCGTGCACCTGAGGAAGACCATCAATACGCTGACCTCAAGGTGAAGGCTAGGGGTAAAGTCAAGGTCACAAAAACAG gtcTGCCGTATGGTGAGGAAAGGGACAGCACCGTCTACAATAATGTTTTATGA
- the LOC112569025 gene encoding uncharacterized protein LOC112569025 has translation MEAFGGFDNNRERCSFANEPLPEKTGLYTYTIAVFPLPTTGFSQNIRKDFTESINNGKGADSTHGRSYASTKWMIPSIAIAVIIISFLVTVIYFIINRHKFTLRGLSYNTNQNDPQANLGEHFSDTGIAADQSTGQSDAVSTDTRSGPAGRGHTNTELPATDKTYDVPVQPGGDPHTYLKIDRNTHNKGVVRYKNYENHDK, from the exons ATGGA AGCTTTTGGAGGGTTTGACAACAATCGTGAGAGGTGTTCATTCGCCAATGAACCTTTGCCAGAGAAGACTGGTCTCTACACCTACACCATTGCTGTCTTTCCGCTGCCTACGACCGGATTTTCCCAGAATATCAGAAAAG ATTTCACAGAAAGCATTAATAATGGGAAAGGAGCAGATTCTACCCATGGACGATCCTATGCCTCTACCAAGTGGATGATCCCTAGCATCGCTATCGCTGTTATCATCATATCTTTTCTCGTCACTGTAATTTACTTTATCATCAATCGACACAAGTTTACACTCCGAG GATTATCATACAACACGAATCAAAACGACCCCCAGGCTAATCTTGGTGAGCACTTCAGCGACACTGGCATAGCAGCTGACCAGTCTACAGGTCAGTCAGATGCTGTGTCTACTGACACTAGGTCAGGTCCGGCAGGCAGAGGGCACACGAACACCGAGCTTCCTGCTACAG ACAAAACGTACGATGTGCCAGTTCAGCCAGGAGGTGACCCCCATACTTACCTAAAGATTGACCGCAATACTCACAATAAGGGTGTAGTCCGCTATAAAAACTATGAAAAccatgataaataa
- the LOC112569001 gene encoding uncharacterized protein LOC112569001 isoform X1, translating into MNLLIIHLIVGGICGALGDSVLTDCQVTISTVNWTVSGSCRVEQNVSNYNYSCEWEVDNERTSVGQSDSGDELCSFTQPLELTTYNYRVHFSPSSAAAVSGEVKIAQTGNSTKFRPQLVECGANLTCSCLTTTEDSEKLVKTEGQREDNGTQFTCHVTWTGNLFKSLTYTLIANWTVEEDIPSIPVTSSSTEAYVGVVVAVLALTGIAAFLAVYFKCRYNYSRKAADQTPDLTGTELYASTSRREESRHRYSTLRHTDTAYEEPLPPAQHPRGPSNPTSTPATHQEDTQYSDMELFPTEITYQAPIPPTQDVHTYMMLHNIHSATTAPSQVLDDPGDDGNGP; encoded by the exons GTCAACTGGACTGTGTCCGGGTCTTGTCGTGTGGAGCAAAATGTCTCCAACTACAACTACAGCTGTGAGTGGGAAGTAGACAATGAG cgGACATCAGTCGGACAGTCGGACAGCGGTGATGAGCTTTGTTCTTTTACACAACCGCTTGAACTTACTACCTACAACTACCGTGTACATTTTTCACCGTCTTCAGCAGCAGCGGTTTCAGGAGAAGTCAAAATtg CTCAAACTGGAAATTCTACAAAGTTTCGTCCACAATTGGTGGAATGTGGAGCAAATCTGACTTGTTCGTGTCTGACAACCACAGAGGACAGTGAGAAGCTGGTGAAGACTGAGGGACAGCGGGAGGACAACGGCACACAgttcacgtgtcacgtgacatggacTGGGAATCTTTTCAAATCACTCACCTACACTCTTATTGCtaatt GGACTGTCGAAGAGGACATTCCATCGATTCCTGTGACATCATCCTCGACTGAAGCATACGTCGGGGTTGTCGTCGCTGTCCTTGCATTGACTGGTATCGCCGCTTTTCTCGCTGTTTACTTCAAGTGCCGATACAACTATTCACGAA AAGCTGCTGACCAAACTCCAGATTTGACAGGAACTGAACTGTACGCCTCTACGTCACGCCGGGAGGAGAGCAGGCACAGGTACTCCACGCTACGTCACACAG ACACTGCATACGAGGAGCCGCTGCCTCCAGCCCAACACCCTCGAGGTCCGTCAAACCCCACGTCGACACCGGCGACACATCAGGAGGACACTCAGTACTCGGACATGGAGCTTTTTCCTACAG agaTAACATACCAAGCACCAATCCCGCCTACACAGGATGTTCATACTTACATGATGCTCCACAACATACACAGCGCCACCACAGCACCATCCCAGGTCTTAGATGATCCTGGTGATGATGGAAACGGACCTTGA
- the LOC112569001 gene encoding uncharacterized protein LOC112569001 isoform X2 codes for MSPTTTTARTSVGQSDSGDELCSFTQPLELTTYNYRVHFSPSSAAAVSGEVKIAQTGNSTKFRPQLVECGANLTCSCLTTTEDSEKLVKTEGQREDNGTQFTCHVTWTGNLFKSLTYTLIANWTVEEDIPSIPVTSSSTEAYVGVVVAVLALTGIAAFLAVYFKCRYNYSRKAADQTPDLTGTELYASTSRREESRHRYSTLRHTDTAYEEPLPPAQHPRGPSNPTSTPATHQEDTQYSDMELFPTEITYQAPIPPTQDVHTYMMLHNIHSATTAPSQVLDDPGDDGNGP; via the exons ATGTCTCCAACTACAACTACAGCT cgGACATCAGTCGGACAGTCGGACAGCGGTGATGAGCTTTGTTCTTTTACACAACCGCTTGAACTTACTACCTACAACTACCGTGTACATTTTTCACCGTCTTCAGCAGCAGCGGTTTCAGGAGAAGTCAAAATtg CTCAAACTGGAAATTCTACAAAGTTTCGTCCACAATTGGTGGAATGTGGAGCAAATCTGACTTGTTCGTGTCTGACAACCACAGAGGACAGTGAGAAGCTGGTGAAGACTGAGGGACAGCGGGAGGACAACGGCACACAgttcacgtgtcacgtgacatggacTGGGAATCTTTTCAAATCACTCACCTACACTCTTATTGCtaatt GGACTGTCGAAGAGGACATTCCATCGATTCCTGTGACATCATCCTCGACTGAAGCATACGTCGGGGTTGTCGTCGCTGTCCTTGCATTGACTGGTATCGCCGCTTTTCTCGCTGTTTACTTCAAGTGCCGATACAACTATTCACGAA AAGCTGCTGACCAAACTCCAGATTTGACAGGAACTGAACTGTACGCCTCTACGTCACGCCGGGAGGAGAGCAGGCACAGGTACTCCACGCTACGTCACACAG ACACTGCATACGAGGAGCCGCTGCCTCCAGCCCAACACCCTCGAGGTCCGTCAAACCCCACGTCGACACCGGCGACACATCAGGAGGACACTCAGTACTCGGACATGGAGCTTTTTCCTACAG agaTAACATACCAAGCACCAATCCCGCCTACACAGGATGTTCATACTTACATGATGCTCCACAACATACACAGCGCCACCACAGCACCATCCCAGGTCTTAGATGATCCTGGTGATGATGGAAACGGACCTTGA